A genomic region of Branchiostoma lanceolatum isolate klBraLanc5 chromosome 4, klBraLanc5.hap2, whole genome shotgun sequence contains the following coding sequences:
- the LOC136433387 gene encoding transient receptor potential cation channel subfamily A member 1-like isoform X1 — protein sequence MASKDSDNGNFMRNFARRFSAVPNVEDQDHGEGEMCEDLPLAPRLQMRRVSEPVLLGGRRGDGARIGPDQCRIDGGDSDRRITGESLKRGSAYIYENRPFYSRQMSSDSFLKVEIDPLDLVDGSSTIHESATKNDVPSLAKLLEGGHDINDKDWAGRSAVFLAVRNHSYGALDLLLRNNADTANAVAHSDDAALHYAVKGGDVRIVNDLLTLDQSCDVNVRGNGDLTPLHLAVNNNDTEMVKVLVQNNADVNAIDSTNVTPIALATSRCSPELMFHLLSPRATGPFCVRGAGEQQSNGGLRRPRSARETSKDNINNQDEMQRTPLMLAALFGDSDSLRLLLSTGADVRRVDCDGRSVLHHAVGHSKVLDVLLQNKKAKRLLEKKDGAGCTPLHHAAQGGFDKNVRSLLAAGADRNSRNDNGETALNEAARHGRLNVMKTLLRGSGREGKPGDSIKVRLVNTANSRGMRPLHLACKYGHPEVVRYLLDNHAAITQTVDGTSPLHYAVKSGNQKTVDCLLDVHYDCLNWEDDNGNTPLHVAAKENLPEIVTLLLTDGAIITENHHKENALDIAVNEGSLDAALAMGRHARWADLLRQEDRPQLPHLVVEMPTVAVEFLNRFGVEETISGGDKEGNDDKVMAYDFSYMYGRREGLSFLKAITRNRRWQCLQHPIVEKFLKVYWEKIGFRIFLATLVVYLIFLSCLTTLVMMQATTIAQKRYDTNITTEQAANCYNLKLLCDLSQTMCVLSYVVLVFAAIGLIKDVYNLIRQGLDFLTVSNLLYCIMCVAALLYALPIQITVPMHPCLKTYAAAIAVFLAWIIFVLVLRRIYVFGLYIIMIGSIFITMIRVVLVFIIYLFAFCFSFFYLVTIAKTSVGNGFDDFPRTFYTLLSMMMGELDINNNFKLGVNTRNSITLALLLIFIVVMCIIIVNLLVGLAVGDIKAIREAARLSHLQIQAEYMLHKEWGINLFLWRYQVMHYNEKKRSRKKMRWITRIVPHQLRELFDVGKEFEEAKSCSCHQILEETRATVEARLREVMSILSNVQHEVSELAKLPPTSGISQEPLSTTTQGVAPGDPFDDDEGNVDDLIDEYRRNENKLYRQHSTESDEGFRPRIGSSVSILKKLRGKSRRKVSVIEEDNEGETKEEETESYTTKL from the exons AAGACCTGCCGCTGGCCCCGAGACTCCAGATGCGGCGTGTGAGCGAGCCTGTCCTGCTGGGAGGACGCCGGGGTGACGGAGCTCGGATAGGGCCAGACCAGTGTCGCATAGACGGGGGCGACTCGGACCGCCGGATAACGGGAGAGTCGTTGAAGCGTGGTTCGGCCTACATCTACGAGAACAGGCCCTTCTACTCCAGGCAGATGAGCAGTGACTCCTTCCTGAAG GTGGAAATCGACCCCTTGGATCTGGTGGACGGATCGAGCACCATCCACGAGTCCGCCACCAAGAATGACGTGCCTTCGCTGGCTAAGCTTCTTGAGGGCGGTCATG ACATCAACGACAAGGACTGGGCAGGCCGCAGTGCGGTGTTCTTGGCGGTGAGGAACCACAGCTACGGGGCGCTGGACCTGTTACTCCGAAACAACGCAGACACGGCCAACGCGGTCGCGCACTCTGACGACGCGGCGCTGCACTACGCCGTGAAGGGTGGAGATGTCAGAATCGTCAAT GATCTCCTGACTTTAGATCAGAGCTGTGACGTCAACGTGAGAGGAAACGGAGACCTGACGCCGTTACACCTGGCAGTCAACAACAACGACACGGAGATGGTCAAGGTGTTG GTCCAGAACAACGCGGACGTCAACGCTATAGACTCCACCAACGTCACGCCCATCGCGCTGGCCACGTCCAGGTGTTCACCCGAGCTCATGTTCCATCTGCTCAGCCCACGGG CTACGGGTCCTTTCTGTGTTCGGGGTGCCGGTGAGCAACAGAGCAA TGGTGGACTCAGACGTCCGAGGTCCGCAAGAGAGACATCAAAA GACAACATAAATAACCAGGACGAGATGCAGCGCACCCCGCTGATGCTGGCGGCGCTGTTCGGCGACAGCGACTCCCTCCGCCTGCTGCTGAGCACCGGTGCAGACGTCAGGAGGGTGGACTGTGACGGCAGGTCAGTCCTGCACCACGCCGTGGGACACTCCAAAGTGTTGGACGTTCTACTCCAG aataagaaagccaAGCGCTTATTGGAGAAGAAGGACGGAGCCGGCTGTACACCGCTGCACCACGCAGCTCAGGGTGGGTTCGACAAG AACGTCAGGTCACTACTAGCAGCTGGCGCAGACCGCAACTCCAGGAACGACAACGGGGAAACTGCACTTAACGAAGCAGCCAG GCACGGCCGTCTGAACGTCATGAAGACCCTGCTGCGCGGGAGCGGGCGTGAAGGGAAACCGGGCGACTCCATCAAGGTCCGGCTGGTGAACACCGCCAACTCACGGGGGATGCGGCCCCTGCACCTGGCCTGCAAGTACGGTCACCCTGAAGTCGTGCGGTACCTACTGGACAACCACGCCGCGATAACACA GACCGTGGACGGCACCAGTCCGCTACATTACGCCGTGAAGAGCGGGAATCAGAAGACGGTGGATTGTCTGCTGGATGTTCACTATGACTGTCTGAACTGGGAGGACGATAACGGG AACACGCCACTTCATGTAGCAGCCAAGGAGAATCTTCCCGAAATCGTGACGCTTCTGTTGACGGACGGAGCGATCATAACCGAAAACCACCACAAGGAGAACGCGCTGGACATCGCTGTGAACGAAGGGTCCTTGGATGCAGCTCTTGCTATGGGGAGACATGCGCG TTGGGCCGACCTCTTGCGGCAGGAGGACAGACCGCAGCTGCCTCATCTGGTGGTTGAGATGCCGACGGTTGCTGTG GAATTTCTGAACCGGTTCGGTGTGGAGGAGACCATATCGGGAGGGGATAAAGAGGGAAATGACGAcaag GTTATGGCATATGACTTCAGCTATATGTACGGACGACGCGAGGGCTTGTCCTTCCTCAAG GCGATCACAAGGAATCGGCGCTGGCAGTGCCTGCAGCATCCCATCGTGGAGAAGTTTCTTAAAGTGTACTG GGAGAAGATTGGCTTCCGGATTTTCCTGGCCACCTTAGTTGTGTACCTGATCTTCCTTAGCTGCCTGACTACACTGGTAATGATGCAAGCCACCACGATTGCACAAAAGCGCTACGATACCAACATCACAACGGAACAGGCTGCGAACTGTTACAATTTAAAACTGCTCTGTGACTTGTCACAG ACGATGTGTGTGCTCTCGTACGTGGTCTTAGTGTTTGCGGCCATCGGTCTTATTAAGGATGTGTACAACCTCATTCGACAG GGCTTGGATTTCCTGACCGTCAGCAACCTGCTGTATTGCATCATGTGCGTCGCTGCTCTTCTGTACGCACTTCCGATACAAATCACGGTACCTATGCATCCATGTCTGAAGACATACGCTGCCGCCATAGCCGTGTTCCTGGCGTGGATCATCTTTGTCCTTGTGCTGAGACG GATCTATGTGTTTGGGCTCTACATCATCATGATCGGCAGCATCTTCATCACGATGATCAGAGTGGTGTTGGTGTTCATCATCTACCTCTTCGCCTTCTGCTTCTCCTTCTTCTACCTGGTCACGATTGCAAAAACATCAGTG GGGAATGGCTTTGATGACTTCCCGAGGACCTTCTACACGTTGCTGTCTATGATGATGGGTGAACTGGACATCAACAACAACTTCAAGCTTGGTGTGAACACGAGAAACTCCATCACGCTGGCACTCCTGCTAATCTTCATCGTGGTCATGTGCATCATCATCGTCAATTTGCTG GTCGGTCTGGCTGTCGGTGACATCAAAGCAATCAGGGAGGCAGCAAGACTTAGTCATCTGCAAATACAG GCAGAGTATATGTTACACAAGGAATGGGGCATCAATCTCTTCCTCTGGCGGTACCAGGTGATGCACTACAATGAAAAGAAACGGTCCAGGAAGAAGATGCGCTGGATTACCAGAATCGTGCCTCATCAGCTGCGTGAG CTTTTCGATGTGGGCAAAGAATTTGAAGAGGCCAAGTCATGTTCATGTCACCAGATACTGGAGGAAACTCGAGCGACTGTGGAAGCAAG GCTGCGAGAGGTCATGTCCATCCTGTCGAACGTCCAGCATGAGGTGAGTGAGTTGGCCAAGCTACCGCCAACATCAGGGATATCCCAAGAGCCACTCAGCACAACAACGCAGGGTGTTGCTCCAGGAGAcccatttgatgatgatgagggcAATGTGGACGACCTTATCGACGAGTACCGGCGCAATGAAAATAAGTTATACCGCCAGCACTCCACAGAGAGCGACGAGGGCTTTAGGCCCAGAATCGGCAGCAGTGTAAGCATTCTTAAGAAACTCCGCGGAAAATCTCGCAGGAAAGTCAGTGTCATTGAAGAGGACAATGAGGGGGAAACTAAAGAAGAGGAGACAGAATCCTACACTACAAAGCTTtaa
- the LOC136433387 gene encoding transient receptor potential cation channel subfamily A member 1-like isoform X2: MASKDSDNGNFMRNFARRFSAVPNVEDQDHGEGEMCDLPLAPRLQMRRVSEPVLLGGRRGDGARIGPDQCRIDGGDSDRRITGESLKRGSAYIYENRPFYSRQMSSDSFLKVEIDPLDLVDGSSTIHESATKNDVPSLAKLLEGGHDINDKDWAGRSAVFLAVRNHSYGALDLLLRNNADTANAVAHSDDAALHYAVKGGDVRIVNDLLTLDQSCDVNVRGNGDLTPLHLAVNNNDTEMVKVLVQNNADVNAIDSTNVTPIALATSRCSPELMFHLLSPRATGPFCVRGAGEQQSNGGLRRPRSARETSKDNINNQDEMQRTPLMLAALFGDSDSLRLLLSTGADVRRVDCDGRSVLHHAVGHSKVLDVLLQNKKAKRLLEKKDGAGCTPLHHAAQGGFDKNVRSLLAAGADRNSRNDNGETALNEAARHGRLNVMKTLLRGSGREGKPGDSIKVRLVNTANSRGMRPLHLACKYGHPEVVRYLLDNHAAITQTVDGTSPLHYAVKSGNQKTVDCLLDVHYDCLNWEDDNGNTPLHVAAKENLPEIVTLLLTDGAIITENHHKENALDIAVNEGSLDAALAMGRHARWADLLRQEDRPQLPHLVVEMPTVAVEFLNRFGVEETISGGDKEGNDDKVMAYDFSYMYGRREGLSFLKAITRNRRWQCLQHPIVEKFLKVYWEKIGFRIFLATLVVYLIFLSCLTTLVMMQATTIAQKRYDTNITTEQAANCYNLKLLCDLSQTMCVLSYVVLVFAAIGLIKDVYNLIRQGLDFLTVSNLLYCIMCVAALLYALPIQITVPMHPCLKTYAAAIAVFLAWIIFVLVLRRIYVFGLYIIMIGSIFITMIRVVLVFIIYLFAFCFSFFYLVTIAKTSVGNGFDDFPRTFYTLLSMMMGELDINNNFKLGVNTRNSITLALLLIFIVVMCIIIVNLLVGLAVGDIKAIREAARLSHLQIQAEYMLHKEWGINLFLWRYQVMHYNEKKRSRKKMRWITRIVPHQLRELFDVGKEFEEAKSCSCHQILEETRATVEARLREVMSILSNVQHEVSELAKLPPTSGISQEPLSTTTQGVAPGDPFDDDEGNVDDLIDEYRRNENKLYRQHSTESDEGFRPRIGSSVSILKKLRGKSRRKVSVIEEDNEGETKEEETESYTTKL; this comes from the exons ACCTGCCGCTGGCCCCGAGACTCCAGATGCGGCGTGTGAGCGAGCCTGTCCTGCTGGGAGGACGCCGGGGTGACGGAGCTCGGATAGGGCCAGACCAGTGTCGCATAGACGGGGGCGACTCGGACCGCCGGATAACGGGAGAGTCGTTGAAGCGTGGTTCGGCCTACATCTACGAGAACAGGCCCTTCTACTCCAGGCAGATGAGCAGTGACTCCTTCCTGAAG GTGGAAATCGACCCCTTGGATCTGGTGGACGGATCGAGCACCATCCACGAGTCCGCCACCAAGAATGACGTGCCTTCGCTGGCTAAGCTTCTTGAGGGCGGTCATG ACATCAACGACAAGGACTGGGCAGGCCGCAGTGCGGTGTTCTTGGCGGTGAGGAACCACAGCTACGGGGCGCTGGACCTGTTACTCCGAAACAACGCAGACACGGCCAACGCGGTCGCGCACTCTGACGACGCGGCGCTGCACTACGCCGTGAAGGGTGGAGATGTCAGAATCGTCAAT GATCTCCTGACTTTAGATCAGAGCTGTGACGTCAACGTGAGAGGAAACGGAGACCTGACGCCGTTACACCTGGCAGTCAACAACAACGACACGGAGATGGTCAAGGTGTTG GTCCAGAACAACGCGGACGTCAACGCTATAGACTCCACCAACGTCACGCCCATCGCGCTGGCCACGTCCAGGTGTTCACCCGAGCTCATGTTCCATCTGCTCAGCCCACGGG CTACGGGTCCTTTCTGTGTTCGGGGTGCCGGTGAGCAACAGAGCAA TGGTGGACTCAGACGTCCGAGGTCCGCAAGAGAGACATCAAAA GACAACATAAATAACCAGGACGAGATGCAGCGCACCCCGCTGATGCTGGCGGCGCTGTTCGGCGACAGCGACTCCCTCCGCCTGCTGCTGAGCACCGGTGCAGACGTCAGGAGGGTGGACTGTGACGGCAGGTCAGTCCTGCACCACGCCGTGGGACACTCCAAAGTGTTGGACGTTCTACTCCAG aataagaaagccaAGCGCTTATTGGAGAAGAAGGACGGAGCCGGCTGTACACCGCTGCACCACGCAGCTCAGGGTGGGTTCGACAAG AACGTCAGGTCACTACTAGCAGCTGGCGCAGACCGCAACTCCAGGAACGACAACGGGGAAACTGCACTTAACGAAGCAGCCAG GCACGGCCGTCTGAACGTCATGAAGACCCTGCTGCGCGGGAGCGGGCGTGAAGGGAAACCGGGCGACTCCATCAAGGTCCGGCTGGTGAACACCGCCAACTCACGGGGGATGCGGCCCCTGCACCTGGCCTGCAAGTACGGTCACCCTGAAGTCGTGCGGTACCTACTGGACAACCACGCCGCGATAACACA GACCGTGGACGGCACCAGTCCGCTACATTACGCCGTGAAGAGCGGGAATCAGAAGACGGTGGATTGTCTGCTGGATGTTCACTATGACTGTCTGAACTGGGAGGACGATAACGGG AACACGCCACTTCATGTAGCAGCCAAGGAGAATCTTCCCGAAATCGTGACGCTTCTGTTGACGGACGGAGCGATCATAACCGAAAACCACCACAAGGAGAACGCGCTGGACATCGCTGTGAACGAAGGGTCCTTGGATGCAGCTCTTGCTATGGGGAGACATGCGCG TTGGGCCGACCTCTTGCGGCAGGAGGACAGACCGCAGCTGCCTCATCTGGTGGTTGAGATGCCGACGGTTGCTGTG GAATTTCTGAACCGGTTCGGTGTGGAGGAGACCATATCGGGAGGGGATAAAGAGGGAAATGACGAcaag GTTATGGCATATGACTTCAGCTATATGTACGGACGACGCGAGGGCTTGTCCTTCCTCAAG GCGATCACAAGGAATCGGCGCTGGCAGTGCCTGCAGCATCCCATCGTGGAGAAGTTTCTTAAAGTGTACTG GGAGAAGATTGGCTTCCGGATTTTCCTGGCCACCTTAGTTGTGTACCTGATCTTCCTTAGCTGCCTGACTACACTGGTAATGATGCAAGCCACCACGATTGCACAAAAGCGCTACGATACCAACATCACAACGGAACAGGCTGCGAACTGTTACAATTTAAAACTGCTCTGTGACTTGTCACAG ACGATGTGTGTGCTCTCGTACGTGGTCTTAGTGTTTGCGGCCATCGGTCTTATTAAGGATGTGTACAACCTCATTCGACAG GGCTTGGATTTCCTGACCGTCAGCAACCTGCTGTATTGCATCATGTGCGTCGCTGCTCTTCTGTACGCACTTCCGATACAAATCACGGTACCTATGCATCCATGTCTGAAGACATACGCTGCCGCCATAGCCGTGTTCCTGGCGTGGATCATCTTTGTCCTTGTGCTGAGACG GATCTATGTGTTTGGGCTCTACATCATCATGATCGGCAGCATCTTCATCACGATGATCAGAGTGGTGTTGGTGTTCATCATCTACCTCTTCGCCTTCTGCTTCTCCTTCTTCTACCTGGTCACGATTGCAAAAACATCAGTG GGGAATGGCTTTGATGACTTCCCGAGGACCTTCTACACGTTGCTGTCTATGATGATGGGTGAACTGGACATCAACAACAACTTCAAGCTTGGTGTGAACACGAGAAACTCCATCACGCTGGCACTCCTGCTAATCTTCATCGTGGTCATGTGCATCATCATCGTCAATTTGCTG GTCGGTCTGGCTGTCGGTGACATCAAAGCAATCAGGGAGGCAGCAAGACTTAGTCATCTGCAAATACAG GCAGAGTATATGTTACACAAGGAATGGGGCATCAATCTCTTCCTCTGGCGGTACCAGGTGATGCACTACAATGAAAAGAAACGGTCCAGGAAGAAGATGCGCTGGATTACCAGAATCGTGCCTCATCAGCTGCGTGAG CTTTTCGATGTGGGCAAAGAATTTGAAGAGGCCAAGTCATGTTCATGTCACCAGATACTGGAGGAAACTCGAGCGACTGTGGAAGCAAG GCTGCGAGAGGTCATGTCCATCCTGTCGAACGTCCAGCATGAGGTGAGTGAGTTGGCCAAGCTACCGCCAACATCAGGGATATCCCAAGAGCCACTCAGCACAACAACGCAGGGTGTTGCTCCAGGAGAcccatttgatgatgatgagggcAATGTGGACGACCTTATCGACGAGTACCGGCGCAATGAAAATAAGTTATACCGCCAGCACTCCACAGAGAGCGACGAGGGCTTTAGGCCCAGAATCGGCAGCAGTGTAAGCATTCTTAAGAAACTCCGCGGAAAATCTCGCAGGAAAGTCAGTGTCATTGAAGAGGACAATGAGGGGGAAACTAAAGAAGAGGAGACAGAATCCTACACTACAAAGCTTtaa
- the LOC136433391 gene encoding transcriptional repressor protein YY1-like, whose product MASVVGSEVEIQEVEVETMPVVETIETTVETQPMIALQPLPEPGREEVILQTHEEIVGDEEEVHNDSEEIDHIPVPMPVEIEEHINVSTAGKRGRRATKKGKRGAAFGDLGDAERSRKWEQKQVQIKTLEGEFSVTMWASEDSNKKLPEPEPEPPAPQPQPIPDFSEFMTGKKIPSGGIPGIDLSDPKQLAEFAKIRMKPKKNKEDDSKTIACPHKGCTKMFRDNSAMRKHLHTHGPRVHVCAECGKAFVESSKLKRHQLVHTGEKPFQCTFEGCGKRFSLDFNLRTHVRIHTGDRPYVCPFDGCNKKFAQSTNLKSHILTHAKAKAQQQQQQALTSPILTMPTSTMTLQM is encoded by the exons atggcgtctgTTGTCGGCTCAGAAGTCGAAATTCAGGAGGTGGAGGTGGAGACCATGCCTGTGGTCGAAACCATCGAGACGACAGTAGAAACACAACCTATGATAGCCTTACAGCCACTACCTGAGCCTGGTCGTGAGGAAGTAATCCTTCAAACGCATGAGGAAATCGTAGGAGACGAAGAAGAGGTCCACAATGACTCCGAGGAAATCGACCATATCCCGGTTCCTATGCCAGTCGAGATCGAGGAACACATTAATGTGAGCACGGCAGGAAAGCGAGGAAGACGGGCTACGAAGAAAGGCAAGAGAGGTGCAGCGTTTGGGGATCTCGGAGACGCCGAAAGGTCGCGGAAATGGGAACAAAAGCAGGTCCAAATAAAGACACTGGAAGGCGAGTTCTCCGTGACGATGTGGGCTTCTG AGGATAGCAACAAAAAGCTGCCCGAGCCTGAACCGGAACCGCCGGCGCCACAGCCGCAGCCTATCCCCGACTTCAGCGAGTTCATGACGGGCAAGAAAATTCCATCTGGGGGCATTCCAGGCATCGACCTTTCGGATCCCAAGCAGCTTGCAGAGTTTGCCAA AATCCGCATGAAACCAAAGAAGAACAAGGAGGATGATTCCAAGACAATTGCATGTCCACATAAG GGCTGCACAAAGATGTTCCGCGACAACTCGGCCATGCGGAAGCACCTGCACACACATGGGCCCAGAGTTCATGTCTGTGCTGAATGTGGAAAGGCCTTCGTAGAAAGCTCCAAGTTGAAAAGGCACCAACTGGTacacacaggagagaagccTTTCCAG tgcACATTTGAAGGTTGTGGTAAACGGTTTTCCCTCGACTTCAATCTGCGGACCCATGTCCGAATCCACACTGGCGATCGGCCTTACGTCTGCCCATTCGACGGCTGCAACAAGAAGTTTGCCCAGTCTACCAACCTGAAGTCTCACATCCTGACCCACGCCAAGGCCAAggcacagcagcagcaacaacaagcCCTGACCAGCCCCATCCTCACCATGCCAACTTCCACCATGACTCTTCAGATGTAG
- the LOC136433388 gene encoding uncharacterized protein — translation MLRHLRFLQPCRHGTWHPFTRRFSDLIKVLPEVSKALANGEPVVALESTVITHGMPYPHNIRTAQRVVQIVREHRATPATIAVINGKLRIGLTEDELEWLAKAEDPILKTSRRDLSMVITKGWSGGTTVAATMIAAYKAGIPVFVTGGIGGVHRGGHSTLDVSADLTELGRTPIAVVSAGVKSILDISRTLEYLETQGVSVMTYGNTTDFPAFFTQKSGFHSPYNVTTPEEAAEVIDNHFSLGLDSGLLIAVPIPEQHAAQKVEDAIQRAVQQASEEGVRGDKVTPYILGKVDELTQGKSLVANIALMENNAAVGSQLAWALSHRRRKHYHNMPTSNLQAKSPLADVVIKSNKPVVVGASVVDFVAKTKDPEVQLGGMTNPGTLTQSFGGVGRNIADCMSRLGAMPLLVSAVGNDPHAASFYIYSAHMDVSGVSQLEDQRTATYCAVLNGEGEVVLGVGDMDINDQISANLVSKFASAIELAPFVCVDGNIPEETVRYILKLCHYLQVPAWYEPTCVLKSSKPFQSDAWKNITYLSPNLTELRAIYCMVTGHEEPLVPEEDPTLSQRLQEAVFLVRPLLEYLHCVVVTLSRDGVLVCRNTEQQSSFPVGKGNNTVKKTMLTAVHYPVFPKTEQQVINVSGAGDCLSAGMMHGMLQGLPPDICIKQGLLSAYNSTQTHSAVPSNIDCTDFSEENIKKLHWPTYTIPI, via the exons ATGTTGAGACATCTGAGGTTCCTCCAGCCATGCAGGCATGGAACCTGGCATCCCTTCACCAGGAGATTTTCAG ACCTCATCAAAGTCCTCCCTGAGGTTAGCAAAGCCCTTGCAAATGGTGAGCCTGTAGTTGCCCTGGAGAGCACAGTCATCACACATGGCATGCCTTATCCACACAATATAAG GACAGCCCAGAGAGTGGTTCAGATTGTACGAGAACACAGGGCAACACCAGCAACTATTGCTGTCATCAATGGGAAACTTAGAATAG GTCTAACAGAAGACGAACTTGAGTGGCTGGCTAAGGCAGAAGACCCAATTTTGAAGACATCAAGAAGAGACTTGTCTATGGTTATCACCAAG GGCTGGAGTGGAGGAACTACAGTGGCAGCCACCATGATAGCAGCCTACAAGGCTGGCATCCCCGTCTTTGTGACGGGAGGCATTGGAGGAGTGCACAGGGGAGGACATTCAA ccctggaTGTCAGCGCTGACCTGACGGAGCTTGGACGGACTCCCATTGCTGTTGTTTCTGCTGGAGTCAAGTCAATCCTGGATATAAGTCGCACGTTAGAGTACTTG GAGACCCAGGGAGTATCTGTGATGACCTACGGGAACACAACAGACTTCCCAGCATTCTTCACCCAGAAGAGCGGCTTCCACTCTCCCTACAACGTAACCACTCCAGAGGAGGCTGCTGAGgtcatag ACAATCATTTCTCCCTCGGCCTGGACAGTGGGCTGCTTATCGCAGTGCCCATTCCTGAGCAGCATGCTGCACAGAAAGTGGAAGATGCCATACAGAGGGCAGTTCAACAAGCAAG TGAAGAGGGAGTACGTGGGGACAAGGTTACTCCATACATCCTCGGGAAAGTGGATGAGCTGACTCAGGGAAAGTCTCTTGTTGCTA ACATTGCCTTGATGGAGAACAATGCTGCAGTGGGCAGCCAACTGGCCTGGGCCTTGTCACACAGGAGAAGAAAACACTACCACAACATGCCCACGTCCAACCTGCAAGCCAAGAGCCCACTGGCTGATGTTGTTATCAAGAGTAACAAACCC GTTGTTGTAGGTGCCAGTGTGGTCGACTTTGTGGCAAAGACTAAGGATCCGGAAGTCCAG CTGGGTGGGATGACAAACCCAGGGACATTGACCCAATCTTTCGGGGGAGTTGGTAGAAACATTGCAG ATTGCATGAGTCGACTTGGTGCCATGCCTCTACTTGTGTCTGCAGTTGGGAATGACCCGCATGCTGCATCATTTTACATCTACTCAGCACACATG GATGTGTCTGGAGTGTCCCAGCTGGAGGACCAGAGGACTGCCACGTACTGTGCTGTTCTGAATGGAGAAGGCGAAGTGGTGCTGGGAGTGGGAGACATGGACATCAACGATCAAATATCAGCCAATTTG GTATCCAAATTTGCCTCGGCTATTGAGCTGGccccgtttgtgtgtgtggatggcaaCATTCCAGAAGAAACCGTTCGCTACATACTCAAGCTGTGCCACTATCTTCAGGTGCCAG CCTGGTATGAGCCCACTTGTGTCTTGAAGTCCTCCAAACCTTTCCAGTCAGATGCTTGGAAGAACATAACTTACTTGTCCCCGAATCTAACTGAGCTGAGGGCGATCTACTGCATGGTGACTGGGCACGAGGAACCATTAG ttccagaggaagaCCCTACCTTGTCCCAGAGACTTCAGGAGGCAGTGTTCCTTGTCCGCCCACTGCTGGAATACCTCCACTGTGTTGTTGTAACCTTGAGTCGGGACGGAGTGCTTGTGTGCCGCAACACTGAGCAGCAGTCCAGTTTTCCTGTGGGGAAAGGAAACAACACAGTCAAA AAAACAATGCTGACAGCAGTACACTATCCAGTATTCCCTAAAACAGAGCAGCAGGTGATCAACGTCTCTGGAGCAGGAGATTG CTTGTCTGCAGGCATGATGCATGGTATGCTGCAGGGGCTTCCCCCAGACATTTGCATAAAGCAGGGTCTCCTGTCTGCCTACAACTCCACACAGACCCACAGTGCTGTGCCTTCAAACATCGACTGTACAGACTTCTCTGAAGAGAACATCAAGAAGCTGCACTGGCCAACGTACACCATACCTATCTAG